TCTTCGAATTACCTTCTATCCACAAGTTTCGCTGACAGGCTTAATTTTTGTTGTTGCATAAGCTCCATTGTCTGCGTGCCAAGAGGATCCGACAGAAGTAGGGTGAGTAGTTTGATTCATGAATCGAAAAAACAAGACCCAACCTCCATTCTTCCATAGAAAGAAGAATTTTCCCTAATATTCTAGATATGTTGAGACTTATAAAACGtatacaaataaattataaCTCTTTCAAATGTGTTCTTGAGGATTTTATGTTTCAGTACGTTTACCTAAAACAGAAAAGAAGAGGGTAACTGAAAATAAAGGACTTTTACGAACATATATGTAACTTTCACGTGCTTTTTAAAAATACGATTAACCTCCAAATTCATTCAGTGTACTAGCATCCGCATAGAATGATGCAAGCTGCCTTACAACTTCCAAGGGTCAAGATCTAGTTGGAAGTGTTTAGAGAAATGCCTACTTGAAAGTACCTTTTCTGTAAACTGTCTAGAGAACATGTGGTCAAAGTCCTAAGCTTATAATTCTTTCTGGAGATCGAAATGTTTGAATGAATAATGTGCAATTTTGTATTTCATTTGAAGTTGTCGCATGGCACAAGTTCTTAGAAAAATCAACCTATTAAACTCGTTACTGTTTTTGGTTAAGGtggatttgaaattgaatgagGAACCGCTGAGGCTGTTGTGTGTCTGAGCAAGTATATATAATCCCAATAGATACCTTGTTGCTCATGGTTTGACTATCAAAGGGTGTTAATCATTGCAGGCTTACATGGGTTACAAAGAGCATTATAATAATGTCAAAAACCACCtagatgagaaaaattttaGGACCTGTGAGACTCAGACAACAGAGTACTCTAGTGATGAAGAATCTCTGTAAGTAAGAAACAACAAGAGTACCTACTCGAGGGACGTCGCCAGATTACTTAAGATCAACCTACTAAGAAAAATTATCAGGAGGGCATGGCACAACCGCAGAAGTAACAGGATCATGTTTCAACCAGATATGACTATAAACATATCTCTGCCATGCTTAGTTTGCGAGACACTATTGTATATAGGTCTTTGTGGCCCAGGTGAGATTAAAGCAGGATtagctgaaaaaaaaaaagaaaacagatTGATTCACATGGTGAATCCTGAAAGTGTGGCCTTCATATGTCTGCTCCAGCTTCAGTTAAACATCACCTTTTAGATTGACAGTTTCGGTCTTGTAATATACAATAAGATATCCCAAAAATATAATGAATAAAAAgacaaatattatttataagttcattaTCAGTTTCTCGAGGGGGAAATGTGATTGAGTTTGATAGATACATAACATGCCGAGATCTATCAATATATTGAGTATCTGTTGAACCAAAAGCTTTACTTGATTGAGGGTGGACGAATCAAATTTGAGAGAAGCAACTTTCAGACTATTTTCAGAAATCTGCAAACAGATCAGCTGCTTTGCCTTGGCCATCTGAACAGTTTCTTCTTTGACATGCCTTGTTTCATTTTTCACTAGATTTCATTAAAAAAGAAATAAGAAAATAGAGAAACTAGCACACTGTAAAACTTCTGGGAACAAGTAGAGGACTGCTAGCTAGGGGAAATCCATTTCGTCTTCACAGATTGGGAACCTAACAAGTTCTAATTGGTAATATGTTCAGCACATCCATCAAGGCAAAGAACGAATAAATCGAATTTTCTAATTGGAAATATAATCAGCACATCCATCGAGGTGAAGAACACATTAATCAAAATTTAATCGTGAATAACCAAAACAAGAGCTACAAATGCCAATGCCAGTATTTAACGATAGCACAAGAAATGtaaagaacaagaagaaaacaataaaataaaaatataataagtaACGTAGAAAACCTATATCGAGATCATTTTGGAGAGTTTGAATAGTAGTGCCATGCATATGCTCTTCAACAGAGATCTTTGCTTCTTGATCCGCCACATCTGCAATTAGGAAATTCCCATTCACATGGCACACCGAAAGAATATTCAACTTGTGGTCATATTCTCAAATTCCCTTGTTCTTCGATGACTATATAGAAGTACTTTTGTGCTGCGGTGAAGGTAAGAATCTAAATCATAACCCACAGATTTCATTTTGTCTAGAACTTCGAAAGCAAGCATTGCTTTATCCTTTGAACAGAGAACTTCAAGTAAATGGTTGCAGATGCGTggcattaaaatataatttttctccatgctataaagaaaaattttaagagCTTGGTCTAGTTTTCCCTCACAGCAGAGAACATGAATCAACTTGACACAACCTGGGGCAGAAACAACAACCCCAAACTCCTCGAGAATTAAAAATGTCCTGTGAGCCTCCCCGATTCTGTTAGCCTGACATAATCCAATGAGCCAAATGTTGTATGGTGcataatcaaaatcaatcaaTTTGATGTCCTTTTCAAGCAAGCGTCTTACAGCATTCTCATATTCTCCTTTCACAAAACATTCCTCAACCAATTTCAACGATTCATCTTCCCCTAAGCTCCTCAGGTACTTCAACCAAAGACCATAAGCAACAGTAATCTTATTCCTCCTGCAGGACCAAGTCATGAGTGTCTTATACACAGAAAAAGATGGTACACATCCATTTTTATTCATTTGCTCAAAGAGCTTAAACGCGTCTAATTCTCTATCCAAACTTTGAAGTCCATCTATGAGTGTGGCATAAGTAACGGAATCTGGGGAAAGCCCCTTGAGTTGGAGCTCCTCGAAGAGCTTAAAAGCACCATTAATTTGCCCAGCTTTGCACATACCATTTATCAACGTATTGTATGTCCTGGTGAGTGGCACAGCCCCACTATCAATAAGCTGCATGAGAATCTTGTAAGCTTTAAGCATTAACCCAGAGTCAACCAACTTTTCCACCATCTTTTGTAGGCTTACGCTATCAAGAACACGATCTGCACCTTGTGACAGCCGAAGAAACAATGATGGGTTTCTCCCAAGCTCTAATTTGTAATGCATAAGGCGAGCTTCCTCGAGTTTACCAGCCTTACATAGTCCATCAATCAATGCATTAAAAGTTACAACAGAGGGAAAGCAGCCAAGTTTTTCCATGTCATTAAAAATCTGTCGAGCCTCTCCAAGCAGCCCATTCCTGCACAAACCACAAATAAAAATAGTGTAAGTGCAAGTATTGGGGAACTGATTTTGCTGGGAAATCTCTAGTTGAAGAGACCGAGCTTGATCCAAGAGCCCGGCATCGCAGAATCCTTTGATTAGCACGTTGTAACATCGAGTATCCGGCATGACCCCTTTTGCAATCATATTACTTAACAA
This sequence is a window from Primulina tabacum isolate GXHZ01 chromosome 17, ASM2559414v2, whole genome shotgun sequence. Protein-coding genes within it:
- the LOC142531329 gene encoding uncharacterized protein LOC142531329 isoform X2, whose amino-acid sequence is MQKLLQSAMLRSVKPHQFTQLSTFTSLSDNTLDNVNIVNEVLSLINSVYSMEMSLNKLFPFLNCEIIVSVLQSQVQLKNDPRICFRFFTWAAGKKEFRSGVSHNLIVEMLLSDDSFDLYWSVLDDLRNEKAPVYADAFVVLILGYWRLKNADKVVETFGKMKDYECLCKAKRTDDALRLLNLMKSKGCRPDIITYNSLLHGLCKFGRVNEALLLLQSFKNEGYHVEIQGFSCLIEGLIRTKQIGMAEELFSKAFEVNLIPDVVLYTIMMRGLSEAGRMADATKLLSNMIAKGVMPDTRCYNVLIKGFCDAGLLDQARSLQLEISQQNQFPNTCTYTIFICGLCRNGLLGEARQIFNDMEKLGCFPSVVTFNALIDGLCKAGKLEEARLMHYKLELGRNPSLFLRLSQGADRVLDSVSLQKMVEKLVDSGLMLKAYKILMQLIDSGAVPLTRTYNTLINGMCKAGQINGAFKLFEELQLKGLSPDSVTYATLIDGLQSLDRELDAFKLFEQMNKNGCVPSFSVYKTLMTWSCRRNKITVAYGLWLKYLRSLGEDESLKLVEECFVKGEYENAVRRLLEKDIKLIDFDYAPYNIWLIGLCQANRIGEAHRTFLILEEFGVVVSAPGCVKLIHVLCCEGKLDQALKIFLYSMEKNYILMPRICNHLLEVLCSKDKAMLAFEVLDKMKSVGYDLDSYLHRSTKVLLYSHRRTREFENMTTS
- the LOC142531329 gene encoding pentatricopeptide repeat-containing protein At1g79540-like isoform X1, whose protein sequence is MQKLLQSAMLRSVKPHQFTQLSTFTSLSDNTLDNVNIVNEVLSLINSVYSMEMSLNKLFPFLNCEIIVSVLQSQVQLKNDPRICFRFFTWAAGKKEFRSGVSHNLIVEMLLSDDSFDLYWSVLDDLRNEKAPVYADAFVVLILGYWRLKNADKVVETFGKMKDYECKPNLAVYNVILNVLVQKNVINLALAIYYKMVKLNCKMGTDTFNVLIDGLCKNGMTENALNLFDQMTRRGILPNRITYTIIISGLCKAKRTDDALRLLNLMKSKGCRPDIITYNSLLHGLCKFGRVNEALLLLQSFKNEGYHVEIQGFSCLIEGLIRTKQIGMAEELFSKAFEVNLIPDVVLYTIMMRGLSEAGRMADATKLLSNMIAKGVMPDTRCYNVLIKGFCDAGLLDQARSLQLEISQQNQFPNTCTYTIFICGLCRNGLLGEARQIFNDMEKLGCFPSVVTFNALIDGLCKAGKLEEARLMHYKLELGRNPSLFLRLSQGADRVLDSVSLQKMVEKLVDSGLMLKAYKILMQLIDSGAVPLTRTYNTLINGMCKAGQINGAFKLFEELQLKGLSPDSVTYATLIDGLQSLDRELDAFKLFEQMNKNGCVPSFSVYKTLMTWSCRRNKITVAYGLWLKYLRSLGEDESLKLVEECFVKGEYENAVRRLLEKDIKLIDFDYAPYNIWLIGLCQANRIGEAHRTFLILEEFGVVVSAPGCVKLIHVLCCEGKLDQALKIFLYSMEKNYILMPRICNHLLEVLCSKDKAMLAFEVLDKMKSVGYDLDSYLHRSTKVLLYSHRRTREFENMTTS